The following are from one region of the Thermoproteus uzoniensis 768-20 genome:
- a CDS encoding transketolase C-terminal domain-containing protein, with product MKALAVTKTALTGNYAVAHAVKLARPQIIAAYPITPQTTIVEKLSEFVAKGELKASFVNVESEFSALAVVYGAAMAGARSFTATSSHGLFYMYEMLWWAAGSRAPIVMAVVTRTLGPPWNIHDEHNDILAIRDTGWAIAMASNVQEVLDLTIQAFKLAESAYVPVAVGLDGFVLSHTVETVELPPQEIVDEFLPPRNPDLPMRLRPGEPVTMGNLPADDRLHAEHLKNIYKAHQEAKKLVKAIDAEYGKLVGREYGGAVERLWLEGAKYAVVCMGAWCGDAKEAVRSLRREGMPVGLMRIRFVRPFPDEEIAELSAMDKVVVFDRDITPAGGILGREVASVLGRDKVVNVLAGLAGVDFKADEFKKAVKHAVEGEYGDRVVLL from the coding sequence ATGAAGGCGCTGGCCGTAACCAAGACCGCGCTCACGGGCAACTACGCAGTCGCCCACGCGGTCAAGCTGGCCAGGCCCCAGATAATAGCGGCGTACCCCATAACCCCCCAGACAACCATAGTCGAGAAGCTCTCCGAGTTCGTCGCCAAGGGCGAGCTCAAGGCCAGCTTCGTCAACGTCGAGTCGGAGTTCTCCGCGCTGGCGGTGGTCTACGGCGCCGCCATGGCCGGAGCCCGCTCCTTCACCGCCACGAGCAGCCACGGGCTCTTCTACATGTACGAGATGTTGTGGTGGGCCGCCGGAAGCCGCGCGCCGATAGTCATGGCCGTGGTCACGAGGACTTTGGGGCCTCCCTGGAATATCCACGACGAGCACAACGATATACTCGCCATAAGGGACACCGGGTGGGCGATCGCCATGGCCTCCAACGTCCAGGAGGTGCTCGACTTGACGATACAGGCCTTCAAGCTGGCCGAAAGCGCCTACGTCCCCGTGGCCGTGGGGCTAGACGGCTTCGTGTTGAGCCACACCGTCGAGACCGTGGAGCTTCCGCCCCAGGAAATAGTCGACGAGTTCCTGCCGCCGAGGAACCCCGACCTGCCCATGAGGCTGAGGCCCGGCGAGCCGGTGACCATGGGCAACCTCCCCGCCGACGACAGGCTACACGCCGAGCACCTCAAGAACATATACAAGGCCCACCAAGAGGCCAAGAAGCTCGTCAAGGCCATAGACGCCGAGTACGGCAAGCTCGTCGGCCGCGAATACGGAGGGGCTGTCGAGAGGCTCTGGCTTGAGGGGGCGAAGTACGCCGTGGTCTGCATGGGCGCTTGGTGCGGCGACGCAAAGGAGGCCGTCAGGAGCTTGCGCCGCGAGGGCATGCCCGTCGGCCTCATGAGGATACGCTTCGTCAGGCCGTTCCCCGACGAGGAGATCGCCGAGCTCTCCGCCATGGATAAGGTCGTCGTGTTCGACCGCGACATAACGCCAGCCGGAGGGATCCTCGGCAGGGAGGTGGCGTCGGTGCTGGGCCGCGACAAGGTCGTCAACGTCCTGGCCGGCCTGGCGGGCGTCGACTTCAAGGCCGACGAGTTCAAGAAAGCCGTCAAACACGCCGTCGAGGGCGAGTACGGAGACCGCGTGGTGTTGCTATGA
- a CDS encoding 4Fe-4S binding protein has product MGLALVPVSRPAPGSGGITGTWRTLRPVVDLNKCIDCGICWLYCPESVIDWEKGQKIKIDYTYCKGCGICAHECPTKAIEMVPEAGL; this is encoded by the coding sequence GTGGGGCTCGCGTTGGTTCCCGTATCAAGGCCCGCGCCGGGCTCCGGCGGGATAACCGGCACCTGGCGCACGTTGAGGCCCGTAGTCGACCTCAATAAGTGCATAGACTGCGGCATATGCTGGCTCTACTGCCCCGAGTCCGTGATAGACTGGGAGAAGGGCCAGAAGATAAAGATAGACTACACCTACTGCAAGGGGTGCGGCATATGCGCACACGAGTGCCCGACTAAGGCAATAGAGATGGTCCCCGAGGCGGGGCTATGA
- a CDS encoding 2-oxoacid:acceptor oxidoreductase family protein: protein MIEVVFFGRGGMGAVTAAQLLARVATIEGKFGQAIPEFGAERRGAIVRAYLRIDDKPIEVHSAVTAGDYVVVLDGRIIAQTNVKAFGKPNAVYIVNSKEEAPWYIAIDATSIALKHGLVAAGWPLVNMIMASAFAAVSKAVTIEGIVKTIPEFVPARAAKANIEAAREAYEIVSKKLLASKA from the coding sequence GTGATCGAGGTGGTCTTCTTCGGGAGGGGCGGCATGGGCGCTGTGACGGCTGCCCAGCTCCTCGCCCGCGTGGCGACTATCGAGGGGAAGTTCGGGCAGGCCATACCAGAGTTCGGGGCGGAGCGGAGAGGCGCCATAGTCCGCGCCTATCTGAGAATCGACGACAAGCCCATTGAGGTGCACTCGGCGGTTACGGCGGGCGACTACGTCGTGGTTCTCGACGGCCGTATAATCGCCCAGACCAACGTGAAGGCTTTCGGCAAGCCGAACGCGGTATACATAGTGAACTCCAAGGAGGAGGCCCCCTGGTATATAGCCATAGACGCTACGTCGATAGCGCTCAAGCACGGCTTGGTGGCGGCCGGCTGGCCTCTCGTGAACATGATAATGGCGAGCGCCTTCGCGGCGGTGAGCAAGGCGGTGACCATAGAGGGCATAGTCAAGACCATCCCCGAGTTCGTGCCGGCTAGGGCCGCCAAGGCGAATATAGAGGCGGCTAGAGAGGCCTACGAGATCGTGTCGAAAAAACTGCTGGCCTCTAAGGCCTAG
- a CDS encoding glycoside hydrolase, with amino-acid sequence MKAWLLLLLAISALAWAQYSVAFYVSPSGYITVYIAGIPQGHKVLLHWGVEPYPQGPWTVVNDTPMVWNGANYTATIGPFKNGTWVAFVFYDATSGVWINYEGTPFWNWNVEVNPPNLGATSVQVLPNCSLLITAVGRAPDVMAIHYGLTSGPQTGLPWANVADVVMEYNPLWGNYTAVVGPFQPGQWVQWVYHDLSTGLWISKNGSNFAAQVACAPLSLSAAYPYDRYVYVVGETAHISIGLQNPSGPVNATVTLAIGPLKMAERAALKRGLNYVNFTLTVDIPQGIYTPSLAVAVGNATLLNTTLPQFYVLNTTGKPPVSLVIVWNMHQPLYVEPNGTWAMPWVPLHTGEDFKWGGRYVGSYELQALLLSQFNVNVSIDFTPVLLYQWEALLAEGPGGFKYLGYYPGNITYDIEAVKRTLDLYRELAAEGRIEVLTVPFYHPLEAIEYDNGWADDLLAQLLMGKEMTYRVFGVNASCVWTPEMAFNMGLVHLYQEAGLNCTVLDAQAFLPSATYINGSQNPYVPYVVEDSEGHYIYALFRDDDLSNLFSFYLFTLSDPNLVKQLLIQYLAKVYMKQPGAVVVVALDGENPLIFNSMTGPRDLYAIYEALSQYSGKWLVTQTVSQAIATHTKYAVTNLPESSWALNLNNWNNGYPGKIAIWRAVALAREYLVAFTKALGGRQSPVVELNPARIPNSTGLLPTLWNYLYVAEGSDWTWQTGPPNFGPGWFSLQPIIYADAILETINESIAKIVPISIGPYQNGSALLVDNGLGMPIRLALGAGGKCYEVALKPGLNEIPLAGVKAAELDVYLPADVYEVPGYVVPPSPCGLKIAAWTPPPATTLSAPTTTATSPAPSAAAGAAYAPYLTALVLAALVAALTAALARRRR; translated from the coding sequence ATGAAAGCGTGGCTCCTCCTCCTGCTGGCGATCTCGGCCCTGGCCTGGGCCCAATACTCGGTGGCCTTTTACGTATCGCCCAGCGGCTACATCACGGTCTACATAGCCGGGATACCGCAGGGCCACAAGGTGCTCCTCCACTGGGGCGTAGAGCCGTATCCCCAAGGCCCCTGGACCGTCGTCAACGATACTCCGATGGTGTGGAACGGCGCGAACTACACCGCGACTATCGGGCCCTTCAAGAACGGGACTTGGGTCGCCTTCGTCTTCTACGACGCCACCAGCGGCGTCTGGATAAACTACGAGGGGACGCCCTTCTGGAACTGGAACGTCGAGGTGAATCCGCCGAACTTGGGGGCGACCTCGGTGCAGGTGTTGCCCAACTGTAGCCTCCTCATAACCGCCGTCGGGCGGGCCCCCGACGTCATGGCGATACACTACGGCTTGACCTCGGGGCCCCAGACGGGGCTTCCTTGGGCCAACGTGGCCGACGTGGTAATGGAGTACAATCCGTTGTGGGGCAACTACACCGCCGTGGTGGGGCCCTTCCAGCCCGGCCAGTGGGTCCAGTGGGTCTACCACGACCTCTCCACGGGGCTCTGGATCTCGAAAAACGGCTCCAACTTCGCGGCCCAGGTGGCGTGCGCCCCGTTGTCGCTGAGCGCCGCATACCCCTACGATAGGTACGTCTACGTCGTGGGCGAGACCGCACACATATCTATAGGCCTCCAGAACCCATCCGGCCCCGTCAACGCCACTGTGACTTTGGCCATAGGGCCTCTCAAGATGGCGGAGAGGGCGGCGCTCAAGCGCGGCCTCAACTACGTCAACTTCACCCTAACAGTGGACATTCCGCAGGGGATATACACCCCGTCGTTGGCCGTCGCCGTCGGCAACGCCACGTTGCTCAACACAACGCTTCCGCAGTTCTATGTTCTGAACACGACGGGGAAGCCGCCGGTCAGCCTCGTCATAGTGTGGAACATGCACCAGCCGCTCTACGTAGAGCCCAACGGGACTTGGGCAATGCCTTGGGTCCCGCTACACACGGGCGAGGACTTCAAGTGGGGAGGCAGATACGTCGGGTCCTACGAGCTACAGGCTCTGTTGCTCAGCCAATTCAACGTCAACGTATCCATAGACTTCACCCCGGTGCTCCTCTACCAGTGGGAGGCCCTTCTGGCCGAGGGGCCCGGCGGGTTTAAGTACCTGGGCTACTACCCCGGCAACATAACCTACGACATAGAGGCGGTGAAGAGGACCTTGGACCTATACAGAGAGCTGGCGGCCGAGGGGCGTATCGAGGTGCTGACGGTGCCCTTCTACCACCCGCTGGAGGCCATAGAGTACGACAACGGGTGGGCCGACGACCTGCTGGCGCAACTCTTGATGGGGAAGGAGATGACGTATAGGGTGTTCGGGGTCAACGCCTCCTGCGTCTGGACGCCCGAGATGGCGTTCAACATGGGCCTTGTCCACCTCTACCAAGAGGCCGGCTTGAACTGCACGGTGCTCGACGCCCAGGCCTTCCTGCCATCTGCCACCTACATCAACGGCTCCCAGAACCCCTACGTGCCCTACGTCGTCGAGGACAGCGAGGGGCACTACATATACGCGCTCTTCAGAGACGACGACCTCTCCAACCTCTTCTCGTTCTACCTATTCACACTCAGCGACCCCAACCTCGTCAAGCAGCTACTGATACAGTACCTCGCCAAGGTCTACATGAAACAGCCCGGCGCCGTCGTCGTGGTCGCCCTAGACGGCGAGAACCCGCTCATATTCAACTCCATGACAGGCCCGAGGGACCTCTACGCCATATACGAGGCCCTCTCGCAGTACTCGGGCAAGTGGCTGGTGACGCAGACAGTGTCGCAGGCCATAGCTACGCACACCAAATACGCCGTGACCAACCTCCCCGAGAGCTCGTGGGCACTCAACCTCAACAACTGGAACAACGGCTACCCCGGCAAAATAGCCATATGGCGCGCCGTGGCCCTAGCCAGAGAGTACCTCGTGGCCTTCACCAAAGCGCTCGGCGGCCGCCAATCCCCCGTCGTGGAGCTCAACCCAGCCCGCATCCCCAACTCCACCGGGCTCCTGCCGACTCTTTGGAACTACCTCTACGTGGCCGAGGGCAGCGACTGGACTTGGCAGACGGGGCCGCCCAACTTCGGGCCCGGCTGGTTCAGCCTCCAGCCCATCATATACGCCGACGCCATACTGGAGACCATAAACGAGTCTATAGCCAAGATCGTCCCCATCTCCATAGGGCCCTATCAGAACGGCTCCGCGCTCCTCGTCGACAACGGCTTAGGCATGCCCATAAGGCTGGCGCTGGGCGCAGGCGGAAAATGTTACGAGGTCGCCCTAAAGCCGGGCCTCAACGAGATCCCCCTGGCTGGCGTCAAGGCCGCCGAGCTCGACGTGTATCTGCCCGCCGACGTCTACGAGGTGCCGGGCTACGTGGTGCCGCCCTCCCCCTGCGGGCTCAAGATAGCCGCGTGGACCCCGCCGCCAGCCACGACGCTGTCCGCCCCTACTACAACAGCCACGTCTCCCGCCCCATCCGCGGCGGCCGGAGCCGCCTACGCGCCGTACCTAACGGCGCTCGTCCTCGCCGCCCTCGTCGCGGCCCTGACGGCGGCGCTCGCCAGAAGGAGGCGCTAG
- a CDS encoding extracellular solute-binding protein, with protein sequence MKGLSRTVSIAIAVVVVIIIAAIALYYATKPAPPQTSAPTTSVVTVTTTSTPPTTPPFSLSSLLNPDFVCNQLLGGKTVTISVWDTYGSTEDQAFNVTLASFTQAYPCIKVQVTRGVGIATANFVSAAKAGQAPNVYRDTSDDAGKLFAGGLLLNVSQYINPADIEAAYIPVAVENFMLGNSIYGLPDNVNYIVMYYNKKFLNDSLTQKMFGVNVDQLNTNQLLQLCQYINSTYKVWCIAYGAGQEWGYRFAAWFTGFGGQIFDAKGMPHLNSTAMVKAEEFWYNMTYVWKYNAPGVTPSLEQQLFTQNMTAIIFDGPWDLKIYQKALGPNLGAAPLPIISMTGNRAAPFIGSTGWVIASPQASGATKEQIYASLAFIAYVTSKEAEMNLWNFAGDLPAQKQAYDTVMALLSSGGLQPAYMNDVYKGILEQAQYGQKFPNIPQMGFYWPCFHQYFTLYFANKTISAAQAAQEMESCMISNMQQAGLMPSS encoded by the coding sequence ATGAAGGGCTTAAGTAGAACAGTCTCCATAGCTATCGCGGTTGTTGTGGTGATAATCATCGCCGCCATCGCCCTCTATTACGCCACAAAGCCGGCGCCGCCCCAGACATCTGCGCCCACCACGTCGGTGGTGACCGTCACGACGACAAGCACGCCGCCCACCACGCCTCCGTTCAGCCTGAGCTCCCTCCTCAACCCCGACTTCGTCTGTAACCAGTTGCTCGGCGGCAAGACCGTGACCATATCTGTCTGGGACACATACGGTTCTACCGAGGACCAAGCCTTTAACGTCACCCTCGCCTCCTTCACGCAGGCATATCCATGTATAAAGGTGCAGGTCACCCGCGGGGTCGGGATAGCCACCGCGAACTTCGTCTCGGCCGCCAAGGCCGGCCAGGCGCCCAACGTCTATAGGGATACCAGCGACGACGCGGGCAAGCTGTTCGCCGGAGGCCTTCTGCTCAACGTGAGCCAGTACATCAACCCGGCCGACATAGAGGCGGCGTATATCCCCGTCGCCGTCGAGAACTTCATGTTGGGCAACTCCATCTACGGCCTTCCCGACAACGTCAACTACATCGTGATGTACTACAACAAGAAGTTCCTGAACGACTCCCTGACGCAGAAGATGTTCGGAGTGAACGTAGATCAGCTCAACACCAACCAGCTACTCCAGCTGTGCCAGTACATAAACTCCACTTATAAGGTCTGGTGCATCGCCTACGGCGCCGGCCAGGAGTGGGGCTATAGGTTCGCCGCCTGGTTCACCGGCTTCGGCGGGCAGATATTCGACGCTAAGGGCATGCCGCACCTCAACTCCACGGCCATGGTGAAGGCCGAGGAGTTCTGGTACAACATGACCTACGTCTGGAAGTACAACGCGCCCGGCGTGACGCCCAGCCTGGAGCAGCAGCTGTTCACGCAGAACATGACTGCCATAATATTCGACGGGCCTTGGGATCTCAAAATATACCAGAAGGCGCTGGGGCCTAACCTAGGCGCGGCGCCTCTGCCCATAATATCCATGACGGGTAACAGGGCGGCCCCGTTCATAGGCTCGACGGGCTGGGTCATAGCCTCGCCGCAGGCCAGCGGCGCCACGAAAGAGCAGATATACGCGTCGCTCGCCTTCATAGCCTACGTGACGAGCAAGGAGGCTGAGATGAACCTCTGGAATTTCGCGGGCGATCTGCCCGCCCAGAAGCAGGCGTACGACACAGTCATGGCTCTGCTCAGCTCCGGCGGCCTCCAGCCCGCCTACATGAACGACGTCTATAAGGGCATATTGGAGCAGGCGCAGTACGGCCAGAAGTTCCCCAACATACCGCAGATGGGCTTCTACTGGCCGTGCTTCCACCAGTACTTCACCCTCTACTTCGCCAACAAGACCATATCGGCCGCGCAGGCCGCGCAGGAGATGGAGAGCTGCATGATCTCCAACATGCAACAGGCCGGCTTGATGCCGTCCTCCTAA
- a CDS encoding carbohydrate ABC transporter permease yields the protein MAYKKTNFFNYLYILPVVILVAFLYLYPIAYTVYISFTNFNLYHFFEYQWVGLSNYITVLTGGTFWQVLANTAIWTVGSLAPMIAVGFLLALILNQKDLKGRTVFFTLLLVPWAFPAFISLIVWQGMWNWKYGIVNKVLAMFGIRPIDWFDIVPMAWVMLILTNLWLSFPYYTSVFLSALQSIPEELYSIAEIDGASRLARFRYITLPLMRRTIAFVAIGGFTFTWNNFYPIYILTGGGPGNATNILVVYAYQAAFNNSLYNFAAVYSVIDAVILIAMAVIMLKYSGVLEAIT from the coding sequence ATGGCCTACAAGAAAACAAACTTTTTCAACTATCTTTATATTCTCCCTGTAGTTATTCTTGTAGCTTTTCTTTATTTATATCCAATAGCATATACTGTATATATATCTTTTACTAATTTTAACCTGTACCACTTCTTCGAGTACCAGTGGGTGGGGCTCTCCAACTACATAACCGTCCTCACGGGCGGGACTTTCTGGCAAGTCTTGGCGAACACTGCGATTTGGACCGTCGGGAGTCTGGCGCCTATGATAGCCGTCGGCTTCCTCCTGGCCTTGATCTTGAACCAGAAGGACTTGAAGGGGCGCACCGTCTTCTTCACGTTGCTCCTGGTGCCTTGGGCCTTCCCCGCGTTCATATCGCTCATAGTGTGGCAGGGCATGTGGAATTGGAAATACGGCATAGTCAACAAGGTCTTGGCCATGTTCGGCATAAGGCCGATAGACTGGTTCGACATAGTGCCGATGGCTTGGGTCATGCTCATACTCACGAATCTGTGGCTGTCCTTCCCCTACTACACATCGGTCTTTCTGTCCGCGTTGCAGAGCATACCCGAGGAGCTCTACTCCATAGCAGAGATAGACGGGGCGAGCCGCCTCGCTAGGTTCAGGTACATAACGCTCCCGTTGATGAGGAGGACCATAGCCTTCGTGGCCATAGGGGGCTTCACCTTTACCTGGAACAACTTCTACCCCATATACATACTGACGGGCGGAGGCCCCGGCAACGCCACCAACATCTTGGTGGTCTACGCCTATCAGGCCGCGTTCAACAACAGCCTCTACAACTTCGCCGCAGTCTACTCGGTGATAGACGCCGTTATACTGATAGCCATGGCCGTCATAATGCTGAAATACTCTGGCGTGTTGGAGGCTATAACATGA
- a CDS encoding sugar ABC transporter permease, translating into MKVWDVLRLGISYVILAVSAVIAVFPIYYIVITSLSDIPTIASISVNSLIPQPRGLSLEAYKGILFENPFFLWLRNSLILAGSTVAVTILLAFLSGVALSRLNVPGKRALMVTVYVLTFFPMTVTVLPLYLMFATLHLINTYYGLILAYSSGTSIYGAYLVKLFVDSIPREYEEAAMIDGLSRFGAFMRILLPLSKPVLAFLGLLAFMGAYTDYAMANVFITSSNMWTLTLGMWYLSFINRSTLYNVFAAFAVLMGIPIMAVFLAFQRYLTRMYTMSGVKG; encoded by the coding sequence ATGAAGGTCTGGGACGTCCTCCGGCTCGGCATATCGTACGTCATACTGGCCGTATCCGCCGTCATAGCGGTCTTCCCCATCTACTACATAGTGATAACGTCCCTCAGCGATATACCGACCATAGCCTCGATAAGCGTAAACAGCTTGATACCCCAGCCCAGAGGGCTGTCTCTGGAGGCCTATAAGGGGATACTCTTCGAGAACCCGTTCTTCCTGTGGTTGAGGAACAGCCTGATACTGGCAGGCTCCACCGTCGCCGTGACGATCCTGCTGGCGTTCTTGTCGGGGGTGGCGTTGTCGAGGCTGAACGTGCCGGGGAAGAGAGCCTTGATGGTGACGGTCTACGTGCTCACTTTCTTCCCGATGACTGTGACCGTGTTGCCGCTGTATCTCATGTTCGCAACGCTCCATCTGATAAACACGTACTACGGGCTGATACTCGCCTACTCGAGCGGGACGTCGATATACGGGGCGTACCTCGTGAAGCTGTTCGTGGACTCCATACCGAGGGAGTACGAGGAGGCCGCCATGATAGACGGCTTGTCGAGGTTCGGGGCCTTCATGAGGATCTTGCTACCGCTGAGCAAGCCGGTCCTCGCCTTTCTGGGCCTCCTGGCGTTCATGGGCGCCTACACCGACTACGCCATGGCCAATGTCTTCATAACCAGCAGCAATATGTGGACGTTGACGTTGGGCATGTGGTACCTCTCCTTCATAAACAGATCGACGCTCTACAACGTCTTCGCCGCATTCGCCGTGTTGATGGGCATACCCATAATGGCCGTGTTCTTGGCGTTCCAGAGATACCTAACGAGGATGTACACGATGAGCGGGGTTAAGGGCTAG
- a CDS encoding nucleotide sugar dehydrogenase, translating into MLADLLERGELSVAIYGLGYVGLALSAAWARAGAKVIGVDVDAERVAALSNGVVEYVEEDVRRAVADAIKSGRMEVTTDGEVASIKSKVKIVTVPVYLTATRPSIEVDFSAIVSAAKAIAQGLKREDLVVVESSVPPGTTEEVVRPVLEESGLTAEDDFYLAYSPERVMVGHALKDIEENYPKIVAGIGPRSAEEAAALYRKIAKKGVIKLSSVKAAEFEKLLEGVYRDLNIALANEMARLASALGISFAEARAAANSQPYSHVHKPGTGVGGSCIPVYPYFLMWVAEKLGVELPLTALGRAENEAQPFRVAEAAVKAMIREGVNPAEAKIAVLGLAFRGDVDDTRRSPTYDVLQGLLDFGIRPANIVVHDPYVKRDRVVEKLGIRLTGDLKEALAGASLALIATDHSAYRVKASELAKLMARPVIVDARGVLEADMPIYSIDGGRWPVERRSPVQEESRRRC; encoded by the coding sequence ATGCTGGCGGATCTATTGGAGAGAGGGGAGCTCTCTGTCGCCATCTACGGGCTCGGCTACGTCGGCCTGGCCCTCTCCGCGGCTTGGGCTAGAGCCGGAGCCAAGGTCATAGGAGTCGACGTAGACGCCGAGAGGGTCGCGGCGCTCTCCAACGGCGTGGTGGAGTACGTCGAGGAGGACGTGAGGCGCGCCGTGGCCGACGCTATAAAGTCGGGAAGGATGGAGGTCACCACCGACGGCGAGGTAGCCTCGATAAAGAGCAAGGTGAAGATAGTCACCGTGCCGGTGTACCTCACGGCGACTAGGCCCAGCATAGAGGTGGACTTCTCCGCCATAGTCTCCGCCGCCAAGGCCATAGCCCAAGGGCTGAAGCGGGAGGACTTAGTCGTCGTGGAGTCCAGCGTCCCGCCGGGCACCACCGAGGAGGTGGTGAGGCCTGTGCTGGAGGAGTCCGGCCTAACCGCCGAGGACGACTTCTACCTGGCCTACAGCCCCGAGAGGGTCATGGTGGGGCATGCCCTCAAGGACATAGAGGAGAACTACCCCAAGATAGTCGCCGGCATCGGGCCCAGAAGCGCCGAGGAGGCCGCGGCCCTGTACCGGAAGATAGCCAAGAAGGGCGTGATTAAGCTCTCGTCGGTGAAGGCGGCTGAGTTCGAGAAGCTGCTCGAGGGGGTCTACCGCGACTTGAACATAGCGCTGGCCAACGAGATGGCCCGCCTGGCGAGCGCCCTCGGCATCTCCTTCGCGGAGGCCAGGGCGGCCGCCAACAGCCAGCCCTACAGCCACGTCCACAAGCCGGGCACCGGCGTGGGCGGCAGCTGCATACCCGTCTACCCCTACTTCCTCATGTGGGTTGCCGAGAAGCTCGGCGTCGAGCTGCCGCTGACAGCGTTGGGCAGAGCCGAGAACGAGGCCCAGCCCTTCAGAGTGGCCGAGGCCGCCGTCAAGGCCATGATCAGAGAGGGCGTAAACCCCGCGGAGGCCAAGATAGCCGTGCTAGGCCTGGCCTTCAGAGGCGACGTGGACGACACGCGGCGTAGCCCCACCTACGACGTCCTGCAGGGGCTCCTCGACTTCGGGATAAGGCCGGCCAACATAGTGGTGCACGACCCCTACGTCAAGCGCGACCGGGTAGTCGAGAAGCTCGGGATAAGGCTGACCGGGGACTTGAAGGAGGCGTTGGCCGGAGCGTCCCTGGCCTTAATAGCGACCGACCACAGCGCGTATAGGGTAAAGGCCAGCGAGCTGGCGAAGCTGATGGCGAGGCCCGTCATAGTCGACGCCCGCGGCGTTTTGGAGGCCGACATGCCCATATACTCGATAGACGGAGGGCGTTGGCCCGTGGAGAGGCGGAGCCCCGTCCAGGAGGAGTCCAGGAGGCGTTGCTAG
- a CDS encoding ABC transporter substrate-binding protein produces MPWLTRPVDYVPRRVVSLNPSITEFLFVAGLGDRLVGRDVFSYRPRDALKIPHVGSFTSADLGAVEGVKPDLVIAYYPVQKNLVEALDRIAPVAVVETPTSIDDVLGNFKFVSRLLDADEAGEHVSGVYRDLLKGAPLAEDALAVFYLGGYDVACAESFTAAALDAVGIRYSRRIHCVYHFLGPLEKAVELVERVDPALVLYEGKTRQPRPEETAWIRRARCRACSRGEVVAVPNDTLAHYGPSLPLDLALVRDVVASRAPLVAGTSSVSRPALGDPWYRPYL; encoded by the coding sequence ATGCCGTGGCTCACTAGACCTGTAGACTACGTCCCCCGCCGCGTCGTGTCCCTCAACCCGTCCATAACCGAGTTCCTCTTCGTCGCCGGCCTCGGAGACAGGCTAGTCGGGAGGGACGTATTCTCCTACAGGCCGCGGGACGCCCTCAAGATACCGCACGTGGGGTCCTTCACCTCGGCCGACCTAGGCGCGGTCGAGGGAGTCAAGCCGGATCTAGTGATAGCCTACTACCCAGTTCAGAAGAATCTCGTAGAGGCCCTCGACAGAATAGCCCCCGTCGCGGTTGTCGAGACGCCTACGAGCATCGACGATGTGTTGGGCAACTTCAAGTTCGTGTCGAGGCTCCTCGACGCCGACGAGGCGGGGGAACACGTGTCGGGCGTATACAGGGATCTGCTCAAAGGCGCGCCGCTCGCGGAGGACGCCTTGGCGGTCTTCTACCTGGGGGGCTACGACGTGGCCTGCGCCGAGTCCTTCACCGCCGCGGCCCTCGACGCCGTGGGCATAAGGTACAGCAGGAGGATCCACTGCGTCTACCACTTCCTGGGGCCTCTGGAGAAGGCCGTGGAGCTGGTGGAGAGGGTCGACCCGGCCCTCGTGCTCTACGAGGGCAAGACAAGGCAGCCGAGGCCCGAGGAAACCGCCTGGATTAGACGCGCCAGGTGTAGGGCTTGCTCTAGGGGCGAGGTGGTGGCGGTCCCCAACGACACGTTGGCGCACTACGGACCAAGCCTCCCGCTAGACCTCGCGCTGGTCAGAGACGTCGTGGCCTCGCGGGCCCCACTGGTCGCCGGCACTTCCAGCGTGTCGAGGCCCGCCCTAGGCGATCCCTGGTACCGGCCGTACCTCTGA